A genomic region of Pyramidobacter porci contains the following coding sequences:
- a CDS encoding tyrosine-type recombinase/integrase codes for MPVSFETSRAAFEDYILLERGQSKNTAETYRRGLELWRAYCEEAGLDPLDVAQEVLSSFIHALKNQGRAGSSIQLIVAGLRSWVKFRVLNGDLPMNTWIPVLPAKTKKLPKILTEGEIQRILDACDGPGYYDCRDRTALETLANCGVRASELCGLKVGSLNLDDKNLIVLGKGSKERQVPFAEDLKRQFQIYLQKRLEFLGGDKTEKTLFLSSRREPLSRVDLWRIVQKRGKMASVPEERLFPHVLRHSIATHLLRRGMDLRTLQEFLGHSSIATTEKYLHFDLELRDVYDRAHPRA; via the coding sequence ATGCCCGTATCCTTCGAAACGTCGCGCGCCGCTTTTGAGGACTACATCCTGTTGGAGCGCGGGCAGAGCAAAAACACGGCGGAAACGTATCGCCGCGGTCTGGAGCTCTGGCGCGCCTACTGCGAAGAGGCGGGGCTGGACCCGCTCGACGTTGCTCAGGAAGTTCTCTCCAGCTTTATCCATGCGCTGAAGAACCAAGGGCGCGCCGGCTCGTCGATCCAGCTGATCGTGGCCGGCCTGAGGAGCTGGGTGAAGTTCCGCGTCCTCAACGGCGATCTGCCGATGAACACGTGGATCCCGGTGCTGCCGGCGAAAACCAAGAAGCTCCCCAAGATCCTCACCGAAGGGGAGATCCAGCGCATCCTCGATGCCTGCGACGGCCCCGGCTATTACGACTGCCGCGACCGCACGGCGCTGGAAACGCTGGCCAACTGCGGCGTTCGCGCCAGCGAGCTGTGCGGGCTGAAAGTCGGCTCGCTGAATCTCGACGACAAAAATCTGATCGTTCTCGGCAAAGGGAGCAAAGAACGGCAAGTCCCCTTTGCCGAAGATCTGAAAAGGCAGTTTCAGATCTATCTGCAAAAGCGGTTGGAGTTTCTCGGCGGCGACAAAACGGAGAAAACGCTGTTCCTCTCTTCGCGCCGGGAGCCGCTGAGCCGGGTCGACCTGTGGAGGATCGTGCAGAAGCGCGGCAAGATGGCCTCCGTTCCCGAGGAGCGCCTCTTTCCTCACGTGCTGCGCCATTCCATCGCCACGCACCTGCTGCGCCGCGGCATGGATCTGAGGACCCTGCAGGAGTTTTTGGGGCACAGCTCCATCGCCACCACGGAGAAATATCTGCATTTCGATCTCGAACTGCGCGACGTGTACGACCGCGCCCATCCCCGCGCCTAG
- a CDS encoding DUF3795 domain-containing protein, which translates to MDCEKCGAYLATLNDNQALREKTAKLWAELNKAPILPEHINCQGCRVKGIKTVFCDSLCGIRQCALKKGVTTCGDCPELGKCQIVGRIIANNPTALKNLKG; encoded by the coding sequence TTGGACTGCGAAAAGTGCGGCGCATATCTTGCGACACTCAATGACAATCAGGCGTTGCGTGAAAAAACGGCAAAACTGTGGGCCGAGTTGAATAAGGCTCCCATTTTGCCTGAACATATCAACTGTCAAGGCTGTCGCGTTAAGGGGATTAAAACTGTATTTTGCGATAGCCTTTGCGGTATTCGTCAGTGTGCATTGAAAAAAGGCGTGACGACATGCGGCGACTGTCCTGAATTGGGAAAATGTCAGATCGTTGGAAGAATCATCGCCAATAATCCCACTGCGCTGAAAAATCTAAAGGGATAA
- a CDS encoding J domain-containing protein produces MGFLFKIVQRLIVPLLFLAFARSFLGDLFRRMGNRSAPRRDWQSGGESGRGFADSAAPGGASRSPYEILGLPRSAGDDEIRARYRELISKYHPDKFADLNDPEFTRLAARKFEQIQGAYEELKRLRGM; encoded by the coding sequence ATGGGATTCCTGTTTAAGATCGTTCAGCGCCTCATCGTGCCGCTGCTCTTTTTGGCTTTCGCGCGTTCCTTCCTCGGCGACCTGTTCCGCCGCATGGGAAATAGAAGCGCTCCGCGGCGCGACTGGCAGAGCGGCGGGGAAAGCGGGCGCGGCTTTGCGGATTCCGCCGCGCCGGGCGGCGCTTCCCGTTCCCCCTACGAAATTCTCGGCCTGCCGCGCAGCGCCGGCGACGACGAGATTCGCGCGCGCTATCGGGAACTTATCTCCAAATATCATCCCGACAAGTTCGCCGATTTGAACGACCCCGAGTTCACGCGCCTGGCGGCGCGGAAGTTCGAGCAGATCCAGGGCGCCTACGAGGAACTGAAACGCCTGCGCGGCATGTAA
- a CDS encoding S1 RNA-binding domain-containing protein encodes MSEEVKNQVEEESMDMASLMAQYDAASEEIARGKVIEGTVVEKTDGGWLVDVGYKCEGFLPEREWTHHILVDDKAAPEIGDKIEVQVTSKRDGEEAQLLVSRWRCEFDRRWAELESKAKANDVITVKGIRKVKGGLMVNCFNLEGFIPISHLAEEGRGVNPGRFEGEEFQVRLLEMDKRKRRLVLSRRSLLDEDLSAKREKFYSEVNVGDVLDGTVSSVTTFGLFVNVGPLDGLVHVSEVSWQRSSKSRETYKKGDAVKVKVIGIDRENNKISLSIRQAQGNPWDTVMERWQKDQQTKGVVTNVTDFGAFVEVEPGIEGLIHIGDLSWSRIKHPREVLHKGQEVETVVLDIDPEKKRMSLGYKQLHDPWKGIEERYAKGQDITVKVVRLADFGAFVEIEKGVEGLIHISQLSTHRVEKPGDVLQEGQEVTARVLEVNPAERRIRLSVSAIEAGEKAAERGKNAPTQGEKAPRHEGSASRSERGSKPRHKPEAEKLSGFSEDTGVTLGDLFSGINFEDK; translated from the coding sequence ATGAGTGAAGAAGTCAAGAACCAGGTTGAAGAAGAAAGCATGGATATGGCCTCTCTTATGGCCCAGTACGACGCGGCTTCGGAAGAGATTGCGCGCGGCAAGGTCATCGAGGGTACGGTGGTCGAGAAAACCGACGGCGGCTGGCTTGTCGACGTGGGCTACAAGTGCGAGGGCTTCCTGCCCGAGCGCGAGTGGACGCACCACATTCTTGTCGATGACAAGGCCGCTCCCGAAATCGGCGACAAGATCGAAGTCCAGGTAACGAGCAAGCGCGACGGCGAAGAAGCTCAGCTTCTCGTCAGCCGCTGGCGCTGCGAGTTCGATCGCCGCTGGGCGGAACTCGAGTCCAAGGCGAAGGCGAACGACGTCATCACCGTCAAGGGCATTCGCAAGGTCAAAGGCGGCTTGATGGTTAACTGCTTTAACCTCGAGGGCTTTATCCCGATTTCGCATCTTGCCGAGGAAGGCCGCGGCGTCAATCCCGGCCGCTTCGAAGGCGAAGAGTTCCAGGTCCGTCTGCTTGAAATGGACAAGCGCAAGCGCCGCCTGGTGCTCTCCCGCAGGAGCCTGCTTGACGAGGACCTGTCCGCTAAGCGCGAGAAGTTTTACAGCGAGGTCAACGTGGGTGACGTGCTTGACGGCACGGTCAGCAGCGTGACCACCTTCGGCCTGTTCGTCAACGTCGGCCCTCTGGATGGATTGGTGCATGTCAGCGAAGTTTCCTGGCAGCGCAGCTCCAAGTCCCGCGAAACGTATAAAAAAGGCGACGCCGTCAAAGTCAAAGTCATCGGCATCGACAGGGAAAACAACAAGATCAGCCTCAGCATCCGCCAGGCTCAGGGCAATCCATGGGATACCGTGATGGAGCGCTGGCAGAAGGATCAGCAGACCAAGGGCGTCGTCACCAACGTCACCGATTTCGGCGCCTTCGTCGAAGTGGAACCCGGCATCGAGGGACTGATCCACATCGGCGACCTGAGCTGGAGCCGCATCAAGCATCCCCGCGAAGTGCTGCACAAGGGACAGGAAGTCGAGACCGTCGTGCTCGACATCGATCCCGAAAAGAAGCGCATGAGCCTGGGCTACAAGCAGCTGCACGATCCCTGGAAGGGTATCGAGGAACGCTACGCGAAGGGACAGGACATCACCGTCAAGGTCGTACGCCTGGCCGACTTCGGCGCGTTTGTCGAGATCGAGAAGGGCGTCGAAGGCTTGATCCACATCAGCCAGCTCAGCACGCACCGCGTCGAAAAGCCGGGCGACGTGCTTCAGGAAGGCCAGGAAGTGACTGCCCGCGTTCTTGAAGTGAATCCCGCCGAGCGCCGCATCCGCCTCAGCGTCAGCGCCATCGAGGCCGGCGAGAAGGCCGCCGAGCGCGGCAAGAACGCTCCGACTCAGGGCGAAAAAGCACCCCGTCATGAAGGATCGGCCTCCAGAAGCGAAAGAGGTTCCAAGCCCCGCCACAAGCCTGAAGCCGAAAAGCTCTCCGGTTTCAGCGAGGACACCGGCGTGACGCTGGGCGACCTCTTCAGCGGCATCAACTTCGAAGACAAGTAA
- a CDS encoding NUDIX hydrolase, with amino-acid sequence MERCLSSKRLYEGRILNLRVDQVEVSRNGRRATREVVEHRSAVAVLARDGEGRFLLVRQFRYPLNAEIVEIPAGLMERGEEPLQSAQRELREETGYRASKWTPMPAIFSSPGFSDEKLFVFLAEELAWDPLRPDDDEDIALLRFDDEQARALLGSSDPQDAKTLMALAWYFARQVIFHET; translated from the coding sequence ATGGAACGCTGTCTTTCTTCCAAACGCCTTTATGAGGGCAGGATCCTCAACCTGCGCGTCGATCAGGTGGAAGTGTCGCGAAACGGCCGCCGCGCCACGCGCGAAGTGGTCGAGCACCGCAGCGCCGTGGCCGTTCTGGCGCGCGACGGCGAAGGGCGTTTTCTGCTCGTGCGACAATTCCGCTATCCCTTGAACGCGGAGATCGTCGAAATCCCGGCCGGGCTGATGGAGCGCGGCGAGGAACCGCTGCAGTCGGCGCAGCGGGAGCTGCGCGAGGAGACCGGCTACCGGGCCTCAAAATGGACGCCGATGCCGGCGATCTTCTCGTCGCCGGGATTTTCCGACGAGAAGCTGTTCGTCTTTCTCGCCGAGGAACTGGCGTGGGATCCTCTCCGTCCGGACGACGACGAAGACATTGCGCTGCTGCGCTTCGACGACGAACAGGCGCGCGCGCTGCTCGGCTCGAGCGATCCTCAGGACGCGAAAACGCTGATGGCGCTGGCGTGGTACTTCGCGCGCCAAGTAATTTTTCATGAAACGTGA
- the miaA gene encoding tRNA (adenosine(37)-N6)-dimethylallyltransferase MiaA yields the protein MSGAQKLPIVAVIGPTAVGKTAMSLDLARALNAEVISVDSRQVYRYMDVGTDKISREVRREIPHHLIDVADPDQVYTASDFVVQAADCVKRIMARGRAPLFVGGTPFYYQALFSRLLSIDVPTDEKLRAELFALEADELYGRLKNSDPESAARLHPHDKFRVSRALEIFLLSGRPASEWYARERPSESPYDVLYLGLFKPRDILVNGIERRVRRQFASGYPEEVKWLLDNGYSPDLPSMQGFGYKELTLFHQGRMTLEEAIMGDAIATRQFAKRQMTWFKKFAPAVWCDLSQKTPAENGKWLIEQAKKHLDEALR from the coding sequence ATGAGCGGCGCGCAAAAGTTGCCCATCGTCGCGGTGATCGGCCCGACGGCCGTCGGCAAGACGGCCATGAGCCTCGACCTTGCCCGCGCGCTGAACGCCGAGGTGATCTCGGTGGACTCGCGGCAGGTCTATCGCTACATGGACGTGGGCACGGACAAGATCTCCCGCGAAGTGCGCCGGGAGATCCCGCACCACCTCATCGACGTCGCCGATCCCGATCAGGTCTACACGGCCTCCGATTTTGTCGTTCAGGCGGCAGACTGTGTCAAGCGGATCATGGCGCGGGGGCGGGCGCCGCTTTTCGTCGGCGGCACGCCGTTCTATTATCAGGCGCTCTTCAGCCGGCTGCTGTCCATCGACGTGCCCACGGACGAAAAACTGCGCGCCGAACTTTTTGCCCTCGAAGCGGACGAACTTTACGGCCGGCTGAAAAATTCCGATCCCGAAAGCGCCGCCAGACTTCATCCCCACGATAAATTCCGTGTCTCCCGGGCGCTGGAGATCTTCCTTCTTTCCGGGCGTCCGGCTTCCGAATGGTACGCGCGCGAGCGCCCGTCGGAGTCGCCTTACGACGTGCTCTATCTGGGCCTGTTCAAGCCGCGCGACATCCTTGTAAACGGCATTGAACGGCGCGTGCGCCGGCAGTTCGCTTCGGGCTATCCCGAAGAAGTGAAGTGGCTGCTCGACAACGGTTATTCCCCCGATCTGCCGTCGATGCAGGGTTTCGGTTACAAAGAACTGACGTTGTTCCATCAGGGGCGGATGACTTTGGAAGAAGCGATCATGGGAGACGCAATCGCCACGCGGCAGTTCGCCAAAAGACAGATGACCTGGTTCAAAAAATTCGCGCCGGCCGTCTGGTGCGACCTGTCGCAGAAGACGCCGGCGGAAAACGGAAAATGGTTGATCGAACAGGCGAAAAAGCACCTTGACGAGGCTTTGCGATGA
- the ispH gene encoding 4-hydroxy-3-methylbut-2-enyl diphosphate reductase — MKVLVAAPTGLCFGVKRAIGFVEKALTQAAPVYALGSPIHNPQEVERLQKMGLCVVQSEMEIPAGAAAFIRAHGAAPGVLENLRKRNVNVIDGTCPFVRAAQDHARELSEAGYHVLILGNEKHPEIIGMRGYVRGPSTVISTIPSLFSSTIFKSSVKIHKLGLVSQTTQEESLLAEVAKAALGVADELRIYNTICRATIERQQAVRRLASAVDGMIVIGGHNSANTGKLCRIARDSNCDAVWIEHAGQLDRRWVLEKRVIGIAAGASTPDWLIEQLHNAIDNIAGRQGDVRNE, encoded by the coding sequence ATGAAAGTGCTCGTCGCGGCACCGACAGGGCTGTGTTTTGGCGTCAAACGAGCGATCGGGTTTGTGGAAAAAGCGCTGACGCAGGCGGCGCCTGTTTATGCGCTCGGCAGTCCGATCCACAATCCGCAGGAAGTCGAGCGTCTGCAAAAGATGGGATTGTGCGTCGTCCAGTCCGAGATGGAGATTCCCGCCGGTGCGGCGGCGTTTATCCGCGCCCACGGGGCGGCTCCCGGCGTGCTGGAGAATCTGAGGAAAAGAAATGTCAACGTCATCGACGGTACGTGCCCCTTCGTGCGCGCGGCACAGGATCACGCGCGGGAATTGTCCGAGGCGGGCTATCACGTTCTGATCCTCGGAAACGAGAAACATCCCGAGATCATCGGCATGCGGGGATACGTCCGCGGACCTTCGACGGTGATTTCGACGATTCCGTCACTTTTTTCCTCGACAATATTCAAATCGTCTGTTAAAATCCATAAGTTGGGATTGGTGTCTCAAACAACACAGGAAGAAAGTCTCCTCGCTGAAGTGGCCAAGGCGGCCCTCGGCGTGGCCGACGAGCTCAGGATCTACAACACCATCTGCCGTGCTACGATTGAACGCCAGCAGGCCGTAAGACGACTGGCGTCTGCGGTCGACGGCATGATCGTCATCGGCGGACATAACAGCGCCAATACCGGCAAGTTGTGTCGCATTGCGCGCGATTCGAACTGCGACGCAGTATGGATCGAGCATGCCGGTCAGCTTGACAGGAGGTGGGTGCTGGAGAAACGGGTGATTGGTATTGCGGCCGGGGCGAGTACGCCTGACTGGCTTATCGAACAACTACATAACGCGATTGATAACATCGCAGGACGTCAGGGGGATGTCAGGAATGAGTGA
- the fmt gene encoding methionyl-tRNA formyltransferase, which produces MTAKIWFFGTGCFAARCLEEIASKCRPQLVVTAPPSVAGRGLKTRSTPVEEVALKLELPLRQSAAVNRDADLIRLYGSEKPELILVIDFGQKVGEPWLNGPRCGCINIHPSLLPRYRGAAPVQRALMNGETETGVSLFRLVEKMDAGPVWLQGRCAIGPEENAGELLGRMAVAGARLFTENVASLLNETAALTPQDEALATVAAKIDKSEARLDLALGARKLHDLVRGLCPAPGAYVTFRGRRVKILKTRVAPHPAAGSGKLFAAGGRLFLGTPQGALELLTVQPEGKRPMAAGDWAKGLRLEKDEKLDA; this is translated from the coding sequence ATGACGGCGAAGATCTGGTTTTTCGGGACGGGGTGTTTCGCGGCCCGCTGCCTGGAGGAAATCGCTTCGAAGTGCAGGCCGCAGCTTGTCGTGACGGCCCCGCCGAGCGTCGCCGGACGCGGGTTGAAGACGCGAAGCACGCCTGTGGAGGAAGTCGCGCTGAAACTGGAACTGCCACTTCGGCAGTCGGCTGCGGTGAATCGCGACGCGGATCTGATCCGGCTTTACGGAAGCGAGAAGCCTGAGCTGATCCTGGTGATCGACTTCGGCCAGAAGGTCGGCGAGCCGTGGCTGAACGGGCCGCGCTGCGGCTGCATCAACATCCATCCTTCGCTGCTGCCGCGCTACCGCGGCGCGGCTCCTGTGCAGCGGGCGCTGATGAACGGCGAGACGGAGACGGGGGTGTCCCTGTTCCGTCTGGTGGAGAAGATGGACGCCGGCCCGGTGTGGCTGCAGGGGCGCTGCGCGATCGGTCCCGAGGAGAACGCGGGTGAGCTGCTGGGACGCATGGCCGTGGCGGGGGCCCGCCTCTTCACGGAGAACGTCGCCTCGTTGCTGAACGAAACGGCCGCGCTGACGCCCCAGGACGAGGCGCTGGCGACGGTCGCCGCCAAAATCGACAAAAGCGAAGCGCGGCTCGATCTTGCGCTCGGCGCGCGGAAACTCCATGACCTGGTGCGGGGCCTGTGCCCGGCGCCGGGCGCGTACGTGACGTTCCGCGGCCGGCGCGTGAAAATTCTCAAAACCCGCGTGGCGCCGCATCCTGCCGCCGGATCGGGAAAACTTTTCGCCGCGGGCGGCCGGCTGTTTCTGGGCACGCCGCAGGGCGCCCTGGAACTGCTGACAGTCCAGCCGGAAGGAAAAAGGCCGATGGCGGCGGGCGACTGGGCGAAAGGGCTGCGCCTCGAAAAAGACGAGAAGCTCGACGCCTGA
- the mutL gene encoding DNA mismatch repair endonuclease MutL, translating to MGIHRLPDGLSRKIAAGEVIERPLSVVKELIENSLDAGATAVDVELGQGGKVLISVKDNGGGIVPEELPLAVEKHATSKISSEADLEAIATLGYRGEALSSVCAVSHFELYSRRPDLPEGASLHYENGVPRVTAVPLRPGTTVVVKDLFYNLPARRKFLKTAAAEFRRISRLVQDYAFAYPAVAFSLTHDGKSVFKSSGGGSVEKLLAQIWGDEPEIRASAFEAATSSVRLWWQDLGPQSRFQLVSFVNGRRVSDAVIRSAIQGFHWATRGNWLVMLSLPAEDVDVNVHPAKSEILFRRSGEVYDLVRKAAERLAKGFSDAPILERGDRMPFSSPPFEAPTESFSAGGLAAPGDSAAWRRLPEREPHPFSRMEEPVFRAASPNAFAARGSQEASGERLPFASYRQTVSVPPSGDMSVAENAAPDGTIYLAQLPQGYLIFSTPDGLLIVDPHAAHERVNYERILKACAASRGQEKLIMPIPLPPTLKDEALANREKLSELNFAIDEDGSLSQLPMHAKVVGVSPVDLLRSALNAIEERQEHSDSLINVFATKACKASVKLTTRLEAEEAYQLLAELERCDQPNACPHGRPTVLRLTGGALDKHFGRLGL from the coding sequence ATGGGAATTCATCGACTGCCCGACGGGCTTTCGCGCAAAATCGCCGCCGGCGAGGTGATCGAACGGCCGCTTTCCGTCGTCAAGGAGCTGATCGAAAACAGCCTCGACGCCGGCGCGACGGCCGTCGACGTGGAACTGGGGCAGGGCGGCAAGGTGTTGATCTCCGTGAAGGACAACGGCGGCGGCATCGTCCCGGAGGAGCTGCCTCTGGCGGTGGAAAAACACGCTACCAGCAAGATCAGCAGCGAGGCAGACCTTGAGGCGATCGCCACGCTGGGGTACCGCGGAGAAGCGCTGAGCAGCGTCTGCGCCGTCAGCCATTTCGAGCTCTACAGCCGCCGGCCCGACCTGCCCGAAGGCGCCTCGCTCCATTACGAAAACGGCGTGCCCCGCGTCACGGCGGTACCGCTGCGTCCCGGCACGACGGTGGTCGTCAAGGATCTTTTCTATAATCTGCCGGCGCGGCGCAAGTTCCTCAAAACGGCCGCGGCGGAGTTCCGCCGCATTTCGCGCCTGGTCCAGGACTACGCGTTCGCTTATCCTGCCGTCGCGTTCTCTTTGACTCACGACGGCAAGAGCGTCTTCAAAAGCTCGGGCGGCGGCAGCGTCGAGAAATTGCTGGCGCAGATATGGGGCGACGAGCCCGAGATCCGAGCTTCCGCTTTCGAGGCCGCGACGTCCTCCGTGCGGCTGTGGTGGCAGGACCTGGGGCCGCAGAGCCGCTTTCAGCTGGTCTCGTTCGTGAACGGACGCCGCGTCAGCGACGCGGTGATCCGGTCGGCGATCCAGGGCTTCCATTGGGCGACGCGTGGCAATTGGCTGGTCATGCTTTCGCTGCCGGCGGAAGACGTGGACGTCAACGTCCATCCGGCGAAGTCGGAGATCCTGTTCCGCCGTTCCGGGGAGGTGTACGATCTGGTCCGCAAAGCGGCGGAGCGTCTTGCCAAGGGATTTTCCGACGCGCCGATCCTTGAGCGCGGCGATCGTATGCCGTTTTCTTCGCCTCCGTTCGAGGCGCCGACAGAATCTTTTTCCGCCGGCGGGCTGGCAGCGCCGGGCGATTCCGCGGCGTGGCGCCGCCTGCCCGAGCGCGAGCCGCATCCGTTTTCGCGCATGGAGGAGCCGGTGTTTCGCGCCGCGTCGCCGAACGCGTTTGCAGCGCGAGGTTCGCAGGAAGCGAGCGGCGAGCGTCTGCCTTTCGCTTCCTATCGTCAGACCGTTTCAGTTCCGCCGTCTGGCGACATGTCTGTTGCGGAAAACGCCGCGCCGGACGGTACGATTTATCTCGCGCAGCTGCCGCAGGGCTATCTGATCTTTTCCACGCCGGACGGGCTGCTGATCGTCGATCCGCACGCCGCCCACGAGCGCGTCAATTACGAACGGATCCTGAAGGCCTGCGCCGCTTCGCGGGGACAGGAAAAACTGATCATGCCCATTCCGCTGCCGCCGACTTTGAAGGACGAGGCGCTGGCGAACCGCGAGAAACTGAGCGAGCTGAACTTTGCGATCGACGAGGACGGTTCCCTGTCGCAGCTGCCTATGCACGCCAAAGTCGTGGGCGTTTCGCCCGTCGATCTGCTGCGCAGCGCGCTGAACGCGATCGAGGAACGCCAGGAACATTCCGACTCGCTGATCAACGTCTTCGCGACCAAAGCCTGCAAGGCTTCGGTCAAGCTGACGACGCGCCTGGAAGCGGAGGAAGCCTATCAACTGCTGGCCGAACTGGAGCGCTGTGACCAGCCCAACGCCTGTCCTCACGGGCGGCCGACCGTGCTGCGGCTGACCGGCGGCGCTTTGGACAAGCATTTCGGGAGACTGGGGCTATGA
- a CDS encoding flavin reductase family protein — protein MKIEIGKDFPQYFKPSYPEEFELFSHFETTAGIPTVLFAITTWKENGKPNVCFHSWSCFHGDKTAFFAVMGNLYQHTHTYANIQRDKCFCINFLPISSYDRLVDTITHNDLETDEFAAGDFTLSHAKTIRAPIIQEAFINMECTLKETRDLSGAGITSMIVGQIQHISVEKEYAQGYERRYGGEGFMMLIPAPQDLITGEPGQSAIATVNIEKYD, from the coding sequence ATGAAAATAGAGATCGGAAAAGATTTTCCCCAGTATTTTAAGCCCTCGTATCCAGAGGAATTCGAACTGTTTTCACACTTTGAAACAACAGCGGGGATACCAACGGTCTTGTTTGCCATCACCACATGGAAAGAAAATGGAAAGCCGAATGTCTGCTTCCATTCATGGAGCTGTTTTCACGGGGATAAGACCGCTTTCTTCGCTGTGATGGGGAATTTGTACCAGCACACGCATACCTATGCAAATATCCAAAGGGATAAATGTTTTTGCATCAATTTTCTGCCGATAAGCTCCTATGACAGATTGGTAGATACCATTACCCACAATGACTTGGAAACGGATGAATTTGCAGCAGGAGATTTCACGCTTTCCCATGCGAAAACGATCCGTGCGCCGATCATTCAAGAGGCATTTATAAATATGGAATGTACTTTGAAAGAGACGCGGGATTTAAGCGGTGCGGGGATCACATCAATGATTGTCGGTCAGATACAGCATATCTCTGTGGAAAAGGAATATGCGCAGGGCTATGAGCGACGATACGGCGGAGAGGGATTTATGATGCTGATACCGGCGCCGCAAGATCTTATTACCGGGGAACCCGGTCAATCTGCGATTGCCACTGTAAATATCGAGAAATACGACTGA
- a CDS encoding purine-nucleoside phosphorylase: MEMKEYARQVTEALEAIKSRVNWVPRAALILGSGLGMLAEAVKDPVVIPYAEIPHWKTSTAPGHAGRLVCGMLSGVPVVVMQGRLHCYEGYAPQETTFPIRVFGQWGVKTLLVTNASGGINYEYANGDIALITDHINLTGMNPLRGTNNPAWGPRFPDMSEPYSRRLIALLEEAAQSLGLLTRRGVYIGLAGPSYETPAEIRMARAMGADLVGMSTVHEVIVANHMGMEVCGVSCVANLAAGMRPVKLSEEEVLSEMGRAAARISALVGKFLELLGGAD; encoded by the coding sequence ATGGAGATGAAAGAATACGCCCGTCAGGTGACGGAAGCGCTGGAAGCGATCAAGTCGCGAGTGAACTGGGTGCCCCGGGCGGCGCTGATCCTCGGCTCCGGGCTGGGCATGCTGGCCGAAGCCGTGAAAGATCCCGTCGTCATTCCCTACGCGGAGATTCCGCACTGGAAGACCTCGACCGCGCCCGGGCATGCCGGGCGCCTCGTCTGCGGAATGCTGTCGGGCGTGCCGGTAGTGGTCATGCAGGGACGACTGCACTGCTACGAAGGCTACGCGCCGCAGGAGACGACCTTCCCGATCCGCGTCTTCGGCCAGTGGGGCGTCAAGACCCTGCTCGTGACCAACGCGTCCGGCGGCATCAATTACGAGTACGCCAACGGCGACATCGCCCTGATCACCGACCATATCAACCTCACCGGCATGAATCCGCTGAGAGGCACCAACAATCCCGCCTGGGGGCCGCGCTTTCCCGACATGAGCGAGCCCTACAGCCGCCGCCTGATCGCCCTGCTGGAAGAAGCCGCCCAATCGCTGGGGCTGCTGACGCGCCGCGGCGTCTACATCGGCCTGGCCGGTCCCTCGTACGAGACGCCGGCGGAGATCCGCATGGCCCGCGCCATGGGCGCCGATCTCGTCGGCATGTCAACCGTTCATGAGGTGATCGTCGCCAACCACATGGGCATGGAAGTCTGCGGCGTCTCCTGCGTCGCCAACCTGGCGGCGGGCATGCGCCCCGTCAAGCTGTCGGAAGAAGAGGTGCTCTCTGAGATGGGCCGCGCCGCCGCGCGCATTTCGGCGCTTGTGGGGAAATTTCTCGAGCTGCTGGGCGGAGCGGATTAA
- the def gene encoding peptide deformylase codes for MPLKIVEFPDPVLRRATRPVTVFDEALKTFVDEMTIVMKDDDGVGIAAPQVGVSKKVAVVCFEGERYVLVNPVIVEATGTQRGEEGCLSFPGIFGEIERAERVVVECQDETGARRRHEAEGFVARAFQHEIEHLEGKLLIDHFSPMKRELIRKRLMKRK; via the coding sequence ATGCCGCTGAAAATCGTAGAATTTCCCGATCCTGTTTTGAGACGGGCGACTCGGCCCGTGACCGTTTTCGACGAGGCGCTGAAGACTTTTGTGGACGAGATGACGATCGTCATGAAAGACGACGACGGCGTCGGCATCGCCGCGCCGCAGGTCGGCGTGTCCAAAAAGGTGGCCGTGGTCTGCTTTGAGGGCGAACGCTACGTTCTGGTCAATCCCGTCATTGTGGAAGCGACGGGAACGCAGCGGGGCGAGGAGGGCTGCCTGAGTTTTCCCGGCATCTTCGGCGAGATCGAACGCGCCGAACGCGTTGTGGTGGAGTGTCAGGACGAAACGGGCGCCAGACGCCGGCACGAGGCGGAGGGTTTTGTCGCCCGCGCGTTTCAGCACGAGATCGAGCATCTGGAAGGCAAGCTGCTGATCGATCATTTTTCGCCGATGAAGCGGGAATTGATCCGCAAGCGCCTGATGAAGAGAAAATGA